Proteins found in one Anabas testudineus chromosome 1, fAnaTes1.2, whole genome shotgun sequence genomic segment:
- the LOC113162478 gene encoding erythroblast NAD(P)(+)--arginine ADP-ribosyltransferase-like — MMEVWAGVLLLYGAPRGFAMNSAARGLNGILPLDMAPQSVDDMYKGCDNSKQMKEYLQSEKNNNKIFKNAWDIAEKECKKKWEDKKKRWRPNALPKEQAIAIYIYTQDKPEIYPAFNEAVQTQKSEYQTTFRYHALHFYLTMALQALKNRNTQQGCITGYRRVNRYFSQDVDVINKEIRFGSFTSSSLDKWPKPEKFGDKSCFKIESCFGANISLYSKYGESEEELLIPPYEVFKVTRIQKRSENNNLPCEVVYEVKSTGTLSNLNCSLVQNKK, encoded by the exons ATGATGGAAGTTTGGGCAGGAGTTCTACTCCTTTATGGAGCCCCTAGAGGATTTGCAATG AACTCTGCTGCACGTGGGTTAAATGGTATCCTCCCTCTGGACATGGCTCCTCAATCTGTTGATGACATGTACAAAGGTTGCGATAactcaaaacaaatgaaagaataCCTGCagagtgagaaaaacaacaataagatTTTCAAAAATGCCTGGGACATTGCTGAGAAAGAGTGTAAGAAAAAATgggaggataaaaaaaaaagatggcgGCCCAATGCACTGCCGAAAGAACAGGCCATAGCtatttatatttacacacaaGACAAACCAGAAATCTATCCTGCATTTAATGAAGCAGTTCAGACGCAGAAATCTGAGTACCAGACCACATTCAGGTATCATGCACTCCACTTTTACCTGACTATGGCCCTTCAAGCTCTCAAAAATCGCAACACTCAGCAAGGATGCATCACTGGCTACCGTAGAGTCAACCGTTATTTCAGCCAAGATGTTGATGTTATTAACAAGGAGATTCGCTTTGGCTCTTTCACCTCCAGCTCATTGGATAAGTGGCCTAAACCTGAAAAATTTGGGGACAAGTCTTGTTTTAAGATTGAGTCTTGCTTCGGAGCAAACATCTCGCTGTACTCTAAGTATGGAGAGTCAGAAGAGGAACTGCTGATTCCTCCTTATGAGGTTTTTAAAGTGACACGAATACAGAAGAGATCTGAGAATAATAATCTTCCATGTGAAGTGGTCTATGAAGTGAAGAGTACAGGAACACTTTCCAATTTGAACTGTTCTCTTGtccaaaataagaaataa